The sequence below is a genomic window from Streptosporangium lutulentum.
GACCAGACCAGATAACCGCGCAGATCGACGCCCGCCTCGATGGCGGCGTGCGCGGCGCGCAGGTGCCCGTCCAGGTAGGACAGGCGGCCGACGTCGTGCACCTGGCCGTCCTCAACGACGTCGTCGAAGGCCGCGCCGTTCTCGGTGATGATCAGTGGGGTGTCCGGATAGTCGTGCGACAGCCGCAGAAGCAGCTCGGTCAGCCCGAACGGCTGCACCGGCCAGCCCATCGCGGTCTTCGGCGCGTCGGCGCCGGGAAAGGCGATTCCCTCGCTGCCCGGGTAGACCGGGTTGGCGGGCTCGCCGACGCGGCCGGTCACGGTCTGCGGGTTGTAGTAGTTCACGCCCAGCAGGTCGATCGGCCGGCTGATGATCTTCAGGTCGCCGTCCTCGACGAAGGACCAGTCGGTGAAGCGGCGGGCCCGCTCCACCACGTCGGCGGGATACTCGCCGCGGAGCACCGGGTCCAGGAAGATCCGGTTCTGCAGGCCGTCCACGACGGACGCCGCCTCGGCGTCGTCGCCGAGCACGGGGGCGAGATTGAGCGTGATGCCGATCCGGCTCGCGCCCGCGGCGCGCAGCGCCTGGACGGCCAGGCCGTGGCCGAGCAGCAGGTGGTGGGCGGCGGCGAAGCTCAGCCCGGGTTCGGTACGGCCCGGCGCGTGGATGCCCGAGGCGTAGCCGAGGAAGGCCGAGCACCAGGGCTCGTTCAGCGTGGTCCACGTCTCGACCCGGTCGCCCAGGCGGGAGTACATGATCGCGGCGTACTCGGCGAACCGCTCGGCGGTCTCCCGGTTGGTCCAGCCGCCCCGGTCCTCCAGGGTCTGCGGCAGGTCCCAGTGGTAGAGCGTCACGATCGGGGTGATGCCCCCGCCGTGCAGCTCGTCCACCAGGCGGTCGTAGAAGTCCAGACCGCGAGGGTTGGCCGGGCCCGAGCCGTCCGGCTGGATGCGGGGCCAGGAGACGGAGAACCGGTAGGCGTGCAGACCCAGGTCGCCCATGAGGCGGACATCGTCGGGGTAGCGGTGGTAGTGGTCGCAGGCGACGTCACCGGTGTGACCGGCATGCACCTTGCCGGGGGTCCGGGAGAAGGTGTCCCAGATCGAGGGTCCCCTGCCGTCCTCCCGGGCCGCGCCCTCGATCTGGTAGGCCGCGGTGGCGGCGCCCCAGACGAAGCCCTCGGGAAACCTCAGCACGCCGGAGTCCTGAAGGTCGTAGGACTTTTCGGCGGACATGGTCATGTCCTCACCGCCCCATTCTGTTTCGCAGTCGTGTGAGAGCGCTCTCACGAGCATCACGTTAGCTTAGGGAGTGTGTCAAGAAAAATGGGCCTGTAACCGTAATATCACAGTTATTGACATCGTGTTGTGTGCGGACAATTCTTCCAGAGAGCGCTCTCACACTCCCCGGCAACGTATATGGAGGAAGGTTCATGTCACTCCTCTCACGGCCTCATCGCGTCGCCCTGGCGGCGGGCACCATCGGGCTGGCGTTGGTCGCCAGTGCCTGCGCATCCACGGAGACCACGCCATCGGCGGGTGGCGGCAGCGCCAGCGCGGCCCCCGAATGCGCCGCCTTCACCCAGTACGGCAACCACGCGGGCAAGACCGTCAGTATTTACTCCTCCATCCGCGACGCCGAGGCCGACCTCTTCCAGGAAGCCTGGAAGCCGTTCGCCACGTGTACCGGGATGAAGATCGCCTATGAGGGCAGCGGCGAGTTCGAGGCTCAGATCCAGGTGCGTGCCGACGGCGGCAACCCGCCGGACATCGCGTTCTTCCCGCAGCCCGGCCTGCTGGAGCGCTTCGCCAAGGCCGGGAAGCTCAAGCCGGCCTCGGCCGAGGTGAAGAAGCTGGCCGACGAGGGCTGGTCGGCCGACTGGGCCAAGTACTCCACCGTCGACGGCGTCTTCTACGGCGCCCCGCTGGGCGCCAGCGTGAAGTCCTTCGTCTGGTACTCGCCGGGAATGTTCAAGGAGAAGGGCTGGGCCGTCCCCAAGACCTGGGACGAGCTCATGACGCTCACCAACACGATCGCGGGCACCGGCATCAAGCCGTGGTGCGCGGGCCTGGAGTCCGGTGACGCGACCGGCTGGCCGGCCACCGACTGGATCGAGGACATCCTGCTCCGGGAGATCGGTCCCGAGGGCTACGACGACTGGGTGAGCCACAAGATCCCGTTCAACGACCCCAAGATCGTCTCGGCCGTGGACAAGGTCGGCGCGATCCTCAAGGACGAGAAGTTCGTCAACGGCGGCTACGGCCCGGTGAAGTCGATCGTCAGCACCGCCTTCCAGGAGGGCGGCGTCCCGATCACCGAGGGCAAGTGCGCCCTGCACCGCCAGGCGTCCTTCTACGCCAACTTCTGGCCCGAGGGCACCAAGGTCGCCGAGGACGGCGACGTGTTCGCGTTCTACCTGCCGGGCAACGACCCCGCCAACAAGCCGGTCCTCGGCGCCGGCGAGTTCGTGGCGGCCTTCGCCGACCGTCCCGAGGTCCAGGCCGTTCAGGCCTACCTCGCCGGAGCGGAGTTCCCCGCCACCCGCATGAAGCTGGCGACCTACGTCACCGCGCGCAAGGGCGTGGACCCGGCCAACGCCCAGAACCCGATCGACAAGCTCTCCATGGAGATGCTCCAGGACCCGAGCACGGTCTTCCGGTTCGACGGCTCCGACCTGATGCCGGCCGCGGTCGGGGCGGGCACCTTCTGGAAGGGCATGACCGACTGGATCAACGGCAAGGACACCAAGACGGTCCTCGACTACATCGAGGCTTCCTGGCCTAAGTCCTGATATATAGCGATGTGTCCGGTGCCGAGTGATCAATGGCGCCGGGCACATCGTCCGTCTTGGCCCGTTCCCTCCGGGAGATCTCTCCGATGGACTTCGACTTCGCCGCCGAACAATCCAAACTCGTTCAACTGCTGATCGGCATCGCCGCCTTCCTCGTGGTGGTCGCGGTGATCCTGCTGCTGGTCGACCGCGCTCCGATGCGGCGGCGGGCCTGGGTTCACGCGACGATCCTGCTCCTGCCGGCGACCCTGCTGCTCGGCGTCGGCCTGGTGGTGCCCGCCATCCGGACGACCCTGCTGTCGTTCATGAGCGGTGACAGCAGGCAGTGGGTCGGCCTGGACAACTACGGCTGGATGTTCACCCAGCCCGAGGCCGTCACCGTCCTGCGCAACACCCTCGTCTGGGTACTGCTCGTCCCGCTGCTGGTGACCTCGGTCGGACTGGTCTACGCCGTCCTGGTGGACCGCACCCGCTTCGAGGCGGTCGCCAAGTCGCTGGTCTTCCTGCCGATGGCGATCTCCTTCGTCGGCGCGGGCATCATCTGGCGTTTCGTCTACGCCTACCGTTCCGTGGAGCAGGAGCAGATCGGCCTGCTCAACCAGATCGTGGTCGCCATGGGAGGGGAGCCCCAGCAGTGGCTTCAGGAACCTCCGCTCAACACGCTGTTCCTGATCGTGGTGATGGTCTGGATCCAGGCCGGTTTCGCCACCGTCGTGCTCTCCGCGGCCATCAAGGGAATCCCCGCGGAGATCATCGAGGCGGCCAAGCTGGACGGCGCGAGCCCCCTGCAGATGTTCTTCCAGGTGACGCTGCCCTCCATCCGAGGCGCGGTGATCGTGGTGCTGGTCACCCAGTCGATCGGCACGCTGAAGCTGTTCGACATCGTCCGCACCATGACCGGCGGTCAGTTCGACACCAGCGTCATCGCCAACGAGATGTACAACCAGGCGTTCCGGTACGGAGAGACCGGAAAGGGCGCGGCGCTGGCGGTCTTCCTGTTCGTCCTGGTGCTGCCCATCGTCGTCTACCAGATCCGCCAGCGCCGGGAGGTCCGATGAGTGAGCGAGCCGGCAGGCACAGCGCCACGGGAACGTGTCCGACGAAGGAGGCGGCGTGACCACGTTGGCCAGTACCGTGGTGCGGGCGAAGGACACGACGGCCCCGCAGCGTGTCCGGCGGCGGCTGAGCGGCAGGGTCGCCAGTGTCGTCGCGATCGTCATCGCGGTGCTGTGGACCACCCCGACCTTCGGCCTGCTGCTGTCCTCGCTGCGCCCCGAGGACCAGATCAAGACCACCGGCTGGTGGACGTTCTTCGCCGACCCGCAGCTCACGCTGGAGAACTACCGGGAGGTGCTGTTCGGCACCTCCTCGTCCTCCGGCCAGATGATGAGCTTTCTGATCAACTCGGTCGTCATCACGATTCCCTCGGTGCTCTTCCCGCTGGCCCTGGCCACCTTCGCCGCCTACGCGCTGGCCTGGCTGCCGTTCCGCGGACGCGAGTGGATCTACATCGGCATCTTCGCGCTCCAGATCGTGCCGCTGCAGATGTCGCTCGTCCCGCTGCTGTCGTTCTTCTCGCAGGGCGTGGAGATCTTCGGCCTCCAGTTGTCGCCCGCCTGGAACCTGGAGGGCCCGGCCCGCTTCATCCAGGTCTGGTTCGCGCACACC
It includes:
- a CDS encoding ABC transporter substrate-binding protein, which produces MSLLSRPHRVALAAGTIGLALVASACASTETTPSAGGGSASAAPECAAFTQYGNHAGKTVSIYSSIRDAEADLFQEAWKPFATCTGMKIAYEGSGEFEAQIQVRADGGNPPDIAFFPQPGLLERFAKAGKLKPASAEVKKLADEGWSADWAKYSTVDGVFYGAPLGASVKSFVWYSPGMFKEKGWAVPKTWDELMTLTNTIAGTGIKPWCAGLESGDATGWPATDWIEDILLREIGPEGYDDWVSHKIPFNDPKIVSAVDKVGAILKDEKFVNGGYGPVKSIVSTAFQEGGVPITEGKCALHRQASFYANFWPEGTKVAEDGDVFAFYLPGNDPANKPVLGAGEFVAAFADRPEVQAVQAYLAGAEFPATRMKLATYVTARKGVDPANAQNPIDKLSMEMLQDPSTVFRFDGSDLMPAAVGAGTFWKGMTDWINGKDTKTVLDYIEASWPKS
- a CDS encoding carbohydrate ABC transporter permease; this translates as MDFDFAAEQSKLVQLLIGIAAFLVVVAVILLLVDRAPMRRRAWVHATILLLPATLLLGVGLVVPAIRTTLLSFMSGDSRQWVGLDNYGWMFTQPEAVTVLRNTLVWVLLVPLLVTSVGLVYAVLVDRTRFEAVAKSLVFLPMAISFVGAGIIWRFVYAYRSVEQEQIGLLNQIVVAMGGEPQQWLQEPPLNTLFLIVVMVWIQAGFATVVLSAAIKGIPAEIIEAAKLDGASPLQMFFQVTLPSIRGAVIVVLVTQSIGTLKLFDIVRTMTGGQFDTSVIANEMYNQAFRYGETGKGAALAVFLFVLVLPIVVYQIRQRREVR
- a CDS encoding GH1 family beta-glucosidase is translated as MTMSAEKSYDLQDSGVLRFPEGFVWGAATAAYQIEGAAREDGRGPSIWDTFSRTPGKVHAGHTGDVACDHYHRYPDDVRLMGDLGLHAYRFSVSWPRIQPDGSGPANPRGLDFYDRLVDELHGGGITPIVTLYHWDLPQTLEDRGGWTNRETAERFAEYAAIMYSRLGDRVETWTTLNEPWCSAFLGYASGIHAPGRTEPGLSFAAAHHLLLGHGLAVQALRAAGASRIGITLNLAPVLGDDAEAASVVDGLQNRIFLDPVLRGEYPADVVERARRFTDWSFVEDGDLKIISRPIDLLGVNYYNPQTVTGRVGEPANPVYPGSEGIAFPGADAPKTAMGWPVQPFGLTELLLRLSHDYPDTPLIITENGAAFDDVVEDGQVHDVGRLSYLDGHLRAAHAAIEAGVDLRGYLVWSLLDNFEWAEGYRKRFGVVHVDYSTQRRTPKDSALWFREVVRRNGL
- a CDS encoding carbohydrate ABC transporter permease; its protein translation is MTTLASTVVRAKDTTAPQRVRRRLSGRVASVVAIVIAVLWTTPTFGLLLSSLRPEDQIKTTGWWTFFADPQLTLENYREVLFGTSSSSGQMMSFLINSVVITIPSVLFPLALATFAAYALAWLPFRGREWIYIGIFALQIVPLQMSLVPLLSFFSQGVEIFGLQLSPAWNLEGPARFIQVWFAHTCFALPLGIFLLHNFMSELPGELMEAARVDGASHGVILRKLVLPLVLPALATFAIFQFLWVWNDLLVGLIFAGGTPDSAPMTVRLAQMAGTRGNEWQRLTAGAFVSVIIPLVVFLSMQRYFVRGLLAGSVKG